The Octopus sinensis linkage group LG18, ASM634580v1, whole genome shotgun sequence genome segment CATTGGATACTCTCACTGCCAATACTTCCTTGGTTCCATTTTGAGGTAGCTTCATGCATTGTGATTGACTATTTTTCTAGTCATTACATTACGCATGTGCCTCATTATTTTGCTCAGTTATGTCATGAATGACAGAGCCATCGATATTAATATGCTTAGTATAATGTTACCGACATCTGTGACGCGGTACGAAACATCAAATCAGTCTATTTGCACACAGAAATTATAATAAGTAAGCTACATGTAACCATTTTGTTGATTGTAGAACTGTGATTATAACTTTTAGCTTTTCTCCTGTTACATTCTGTGgctggaaatctttatatataaaagtgaggttgtgtgctgtctgtctcctacgatttagattcctaactactcccacattttgcggtgcagtttaaccaaaaccgggtatcttatagtcgtgattcatatcgagcccttctgggtattagcgcgcggctacgatgagtctacgactttaaaaaaaatttaccatcaatttttcccatttttaatacatttttggcatatataagggaagtaactctctaaaaatttattattaaatctcagaacgtaaaaagctacagtaacaccccccccccttcgtggttagccatattgagatggctattatactttacatctctaaaaatgcttatatagttatttcccttacaaacccgagcaatgccgggcgatactgctagtatagataTACTGCAGTAATACTGTTACTGGACAATATAGTAGTTCAAGAATTACTTTTGCtcaatattttagatatttcatattttaaaatgtatttctttataacatttcttttacttattctagGTGTGGTTGGTGGACAGCACTATGACTCTACtggtggcggaagtaatctcttatGTCTTCCTAACGATCCGATTTGGGCTAATTTCACTACAGATCTTGAAGTAGCTGCTAccatttatggcagtgaatatcaaATAGCAACTTATAACGTTAAAAATagactcttttcttttgctaatgCTAAAACACTTCATGATCACAACGTTCCGTgtgctgtctgtttgacacgacaacctgctgttgttatgatgttaccagccaggacacagtgttacgctggttggacagctgagtattcgGGATATTTGATGACCGAGCATAACGGACATAAGGgcagacatgaatatgtgtgcgtggacaatgcaccagaagctgatccagcaggttacagaAACGATGATGGGACTTTATTGTATTTCGTTCAGGCTgtttgtggttcattgccatgtccaccgtatgtcaatggccaagaattaacctgcgttgtgtgcagtaaGTATTAAATAGAACACAATTGAGCCcatttcaatttgaaaatatatgtgtaaattgcATGTGATAATACGTAAAAACataattttgtttcataatattttattgaagcatattttttaaataagttgcagtataatttttagaaaaatattcgAAACGAGAGGGATGTTCAAGAAGAACAATGTAAACCTCAGCGAATAATTCTTGAAAAACATTATATGGGTTTAGTTTAtcgtaatacatttatatataggaaataaaattatatattgtcaTCTGTCTGAGTTTTTAACTTTTGTTTCCAGAAATAAATTCCTAAACTAGCCATATGTCTACTCTTAACCTTCTCAGGTTTCCCTTCATTAAAAGGTAGGTAAAATTTAGACAGAGCCATTTCCATTTGGTCGATCTTATGAAACATTTGTAGCTCAAGGAATTGGTACTTATTCAGAGCAGAACACATTAGAACTACTGGTTAGTCGTGCATCATTAAATATCAGATTCTAAAATTAGTTGGGAACGACAGGTAACTTCTAATGAAATGTTCCATGAATTAGCTCATCATACACAAGAAGAGCATATGACAACTGAACTTCCTCAAAATGTATATAACTCCGTTTTTATGGCATAATGaagataaatctttatatataaaagtgaagttgtgtgtctgtctcctacgatttagattcctaactactcccacattttgcggtgcagtttaaccaaaaccgggtatcttatagtcgtgattcatgtcgagcccttctgggtattagcgcgcgtctacgatgagtctacgatttaaaaaaaatttaccatcattttttttccattttaatgcattttttcgctattatataagggaagtaactctctaaaaatgtctacgatgagtcaacgatttttaaaaaaatttaccatcattttttttccatttttaatgcatttttttcctattttttggctataactctaaaaatgcttatatagttatttcccttacaaacccgagcaacgccgggcgatactgctagttagttcTAAAAAGGTTAATTCTTAACTCTACAGCTTCAAACATAACCCTTTCCAAATCCATTGATCTAACAAACGGAACTCAGAAAAAGTATAACGGCTTCGGCAACAGCAAAACTCCCACACGTATTCTAACTGACATCGACATCAGAAGATTTCGATTCGATCCCTCACTTATTAACTTACACAACATAAAAATTGCGGCAAAGCTGCATGATAGCGGCGTCTGACGTGACATCCAGACCATTATATAAtttcttaaggcagcgagctggcagaaacgttagcacgccgggcgaaatgcgtagccgtatttcgtctgccgttgcgttctgggttcaaattccgccgaggtcgactttgcctttcatcctttcggagtcgataaattaagtaccagttacgcactggtgttatcgacttaatccgtttgtctatccttgtttgtcccctctgtgtttagccccttgtggatagtaaagaaatatatataacttctttGACATtgcgtttttatttttcatttcctttttattttgacatgccTATTGCTTtcgtattcttctcttccgttttacgaATTCAGTGTGCACATGCGCATTGCGTGTTCATACTTCTCTTTCTGATTTCTACTCAAAACTGTTTAtagatcacaaccatctcacgaACCAGCGGTCGTGAGGAGCGCGTCACGCTTCGATGGTTGAGACAAAATACTCAACATcacctaaaaaaaaacaataagaaatgCTGGCTATCAAAATTATCCTTCTGGCCGCCAAACCTATGTCATTCCCAAGAACAATATTTCTAGAACCTGCAATGCctcgtaaaagataaaaggtttcTCCTTCCCATCTACTCTGATTTCTACTCAAAACTGTTTAtagatcacaaccatctcacgaACCAGCGGTCGTGAGGAGCGCGCCACGCTTCTATGGTTGTGACAAAATACTCAACATcacctaaaaaaaaacaataagaaatgCTGGTTATCAAAATTATCCTTCTGGCCGCCAAACCTATGTCATTCCCAAGAACAATATTTCTAGAACCTGCAATGCctcgtaaaagataaaaggtttcTCCTTCCCATCTACTCTTTTCAAACATCACATCAGCCTTCCTTCATCTAAAACAACATACAAACAACCTCGTACGCGGAGGATATAACACTCACACATTAACACTATCCTTTAGACACTGTTGCATAAGTACTTAAACATCtactgaaataaagaaatataattccagTTCGATAAATTTAAAGAAGCAGCAATCACAGCAACAGCAGGGGACATCACGCAttcaacaacataaatataccaCACTCACTGAAAATAAATAGCCTTGGGGTTACATACATTTCCAATACAACATTTAGATCCATCGAGAGCTATACCAGTCCTATCTAAGTCGTCAAAATTTCCGCGGCATAccataaactaaaagaaaaatcaactaggcacaggagtgtctgtgtggtacgtagcttgctaaccaaccacatggttccgggttcagtcccactgagtggcatcttgggcaagtgtcttctgctatagcctcgggccgaccaaagccttgtgagtgaatttggtagacggaaactgaaaaaagcctgtcgtatatatgtgtgtgtgtgtatatatatatatatatatatatatatatatatatata includes the following:
- the LOC115221791 gene encoding short-chain collagen C4; this translates as MDFAQLSRNISQRCYISSLIAFGLLLILTITILHQDARIRKMEQNSEQNRFLSKKSLDDKPDTPKPALGSLYTRWGRTTCPPYSNIVYDGVVGGQHYDSTGGGSNLLCLPNDPIWANFTTDLEVAATIYGSEYQIATYNVKNRLFSFANAKTLHDHNVPCAVCLTRQPAVVMMLPARTQCYAGWTAEYSGYLMTEHNGHKGRHEYVCVDNAPEADPAGYRNDDGTLLYFVQAVCGSLPCPPYVNGQELTCVVCSKY